Genomic window (Zingiber officinale cultivar Zhangliang chromosome 2B, Zo_v1.1, whole genome shotgun sequence):
TACTTGTTTTAAACTCATAAATCTCATGCACCCACTCATACTTCTCATTCTGACATGTCTATTTAGATCACCTCcgaagagtcatcttcctcttATAAAATTGTGTCCAAAGTCCAAGAAGCAAAAAAGACAAGCTATGTGCGAGGTTTGTGCAAGTTCAAAGAGAAAGGGTTCGTCCCGTGTGTGAAAAGATCTCTATGCAAGGTTCATCTTTGTGCACAAATGAGAGAGAAGGGGTTGCTGCGAAGAACAAATCATAAGTTTTGGTTTGTCCACTACCATTGagttgggatttggtttgtgaatctTTGAGGAGCTGCCCAATTCTGTTATTACTCTTCTGACAACAAGCTAGAAGATCATATTTTGCCATCGCCGATTGCACATGAAGAACAGAGGATCGTCTGTAAGTCACTGTAAGTTTTATAGATTTTGATTTCTATATTTGTATTTCAAGTATTTAAGAACAACACTCTATATGTGTATATCCAAGTTATGCATAACttaatacacatatcaaatacaataataatccAAACTTAAAATATTTGCCCAATCCATCAAAGTATCGATCATGCTCGATTTTCAAAGGGTGTGATTACACAAATACTCGCTCGAAGTGATCTACTAATAAATAATAGGCCATTGAGTAGGAGCATGGGGCTTGCTGAATcacattaaattaaataaatgtaGTAATGATTGGTAAGCATGATTATTTCTGTGTTCATTTTTGTAATGTTAATCATTTTATGACTTTGCTATCGAGGACAAGAGTACAGTTAGAATCATCCTGTAGATTAATAATTGCTATTCACTTCTCTTTAGCTATTTGGTCCAAAAACTAACGAATTTATAGACAAACACACGAATGAAAGTGAGGATCTATTCCCTGCCCCCTAGCCACATCTCGTAATCTAATATAGGGTCACCAAACACTTGTCAAAAGTGCTTAATGGTCACGGATCGAGCACTTAAAATCAAGCACTTAATCATCGAAAGTGTTTATGAGAAAAAGAGTTTAATGATCCTAGAGAGTTCAAAGTGATGGATAAATATATGTGACAATATCTCATGTTTTAATCATCTTACCGCACCGAGGGAATTGGATAAATATATAATTCTAGAGAAGATACTCATTCATTATTCTAATATAGGGTCACCAAACACTTCTGAGGAACGTACTAATGAATCCTTTGATAGATATTAAAGTTGAGTGTGCTCTATATTTGATAAAATATCAAAAACTTAAAACTTTCATATGGACTAATGATTGGGAAAGATTGGGAAAGATGGCAGATGATCGTAAGTCCATTTTACAAATGTAGCTTCTGCTTTGGTAGATCTTGTATTGAAGCATCCAACGTGAGATCATGAAACAATGGAAATGTAATTCTTATCGTGTGTGTGTGAGGATCGTAGAGCACGACGTCGCGGGTGAGGAACGCTGAGGAACACCAAGACGAGACGAgcgaggagaggaaaagttaggttttagaaaagaaaaggaaaaaattaaatgACGTGGTGAAAAAATATgagattttaaaacaaaaaaatccaCCTGGCTTTGACACGCACAGGGGCGCAAAATAAGGCGCGCACAATataaatactatatatatatatatatatatatatatatatatcggtcCTACGGATATAGATAAACTCTAGGTTGTCAGTTTCTGAAAATCGACCTTTGATTATTACATCAGAAATGTTATGCGCCCACCGTCTACGTTGTGTCCTTAGAACACAATTGAttcatataaaaatattattgtcGATTAGTATGAGATAAATttttaacaaatacaaaataataattcATTGATTATCTCACCTCTTCCTTAATCCGGTAGCGCTTACCTCTCATATTTAGTAGGAGTTATCCAGGAGGGAGCTGCCAATAAATTTGATTCTTATAATTGaaacaatatatttatttttataatataactGAACAAGTTAGTGTAcgctttttatatatatatatatatatatatatatcccaacCGTAcaacaaaattattttgacatACATTTCACACAAAAGTGAACTATCAAATCCAAGTGGAAGTGTCGACAAAAAGCTTTCATTCTATTTAATCCCTCGAGAGAAGATAGCATGATAAGACACAGACCACCTCTCTCTCCCTCAACAAATATTGCCATTGCCATTCTCTCTTCGTTCCTCTATCTCGATTCTCGTCTTCGTCTACAACAATCTACATACCATGGCCTTCTCTCGGCAGCTTCCAAACACCAATACTGCTGAAATATGCTTCCGTCAACACGATTGGGAAAAGACCACGGGCACTACCAATGACTGCTCCATCAGCTACTTCTTCGAAGAGAACCCAACTATCAGCATGAGTACTTCTATCGGTCGAGAACAAAAAGAATCTCATGTCGATACGATGCGAGAAAGAGCAAGTTATAATGCTAAAACTAGCTTGTTGGTCACTAAATCCCAGGTAACCTAGCTAGCTAGCTACATAATTCTTGCATCCACATTTTAAAATTGTTCTGTAATAATTTTCTGCAATTATAAAGGAACAAGGAAAGGAGAGAACGAATAAGAAATCAAGGAAGCGAAACAATGAAGCCAAGCCTCCGACTGCAGAAGCATTTGTCAGTGTGAGAGCAAGGAGAGGCCAAGCAACAGATAGCCACAGTCTTGCAGAAAGAGTACTAGCCCCTCTGCATGCACTATAACTTAAAAGAtcaattgattaagtcctataaCTTGAATGTGTTTAGGTTAGAAGGGAAAGGATTAGTGAGCGGATGAAGTTGCTGCAAAGTCTCATTCCTGGATGTGACCAGGTAACAGATCAATTATTTAATCCTTTAGTTCATTGGTAACTTGAATGTGTTTGTTGTGATTAATTTGCCCAGGTCACTGGAAAAGCACTTGTCCTCGATGCGATTATCAACTATGTAAAATCTCTGCAAAACCAAGTCGAGGTAGAGCCATGCACACTTAATATAATTAAAGAGAAAAATTTGTTATACCTACAATATTATTCATTAATTCTATATGCATCGCCAGTTTCTCTCCATGACGCTTGCTTCAGTGGACACCATGTTTGGTCACTGTGGCATGGACTTTGATGACACCATGAATCAAATAGAGGTAATTCTATCGTCGACTATACTTTTCGATGCTATCATATATATGTGAATATAGACGATATATATTTGTTTCAACTGTTTTTGTTTATTGCAACAGTTCAATGTTGAGGAAGAATTAGCAATGGAAAGTGAAGAGCACGGAGGCAATAATTACCTGATGATAGACCCTTTCTCGCAGAAGGGCCAAGGCCCCACATCCTTGTCTCAGGTGGTGTGTACGTGCTTTCTTTTTGAAGTCTCGCCCTTCATTGAATATGATTTGGTACTTCACTTGGATTTTATTGTCTGATCACAGCTCATCATCTTTTCAGGATGGCAGCATACCTTGGGTGCGAAGTTTGATATTGGAGCAAGAGCAAAGAATTGTCAATCACATAGACCTCACCAACATGAACTGTTACTTTCAGTACTAGTCGATTGTGAACCTACATGCATGCTTTAGGACCTCATTAAGTGCGCCTTTCATGAATATAGTTCTCAATCTATTTCTAGGTCTATGTATCATCATACCAAGCATGCATGCGTAGAGATGGAAGCTACTGCTCTACATCCCGAGCTAAAATAGAATCAATCTAATTATAATTAGTATCTTTGCCTGTCATAGATATGACAGTGCATGTGTGGTCAAGAAACTGATATTATATGGAGGCCGTCTTTGCATGAATATTAATCTTATAATAAAGGTTTTTTTAATGATGGAATGGAATGGATGAAAATTGTAGTGAATGATGACAAGAATTTTTGTCTTGAGCCGAGAAAGATATGGGATCAGAAAAAAGGATTCATTTCAGCAAATGATACATCTCCTCCGATGAAATGTGCCATTCAGCTGTCCTCTGAGACGAACTTTTGCTGATGAGAAAGTCTCTGTATCACTACTGAGAGAGggatcattaattaattaattgatgaaCCGACAGAGATGCATCGCTGCTTATTTTGTACTCAATTTCAGTCATTTTTATCTAAAGGGAGTTCTAAGAATTAATTCTAAAGAAAAAGATAATCAATCTAAAAAAGTGTTTTCTTAGTGATATTAATCTGAAAACTAGGTTTTGAAGCCTGGAAAAGAAAGTCATGCGACCTTGATGTTGCATGTTTGGCATCTAACTGGTAATCTAGGTTAAAAATATGGTTCTGTTCTGGTGTTTCTGTCCTGTAACAATATGATGTATCAGCACGTGTAACACTTAATATAGACTTGAGTGGTACAGTGGGATTAAAGAGATTAATTGCACTAATTTTTTATCAAGTTTATTTACTAAAAGTATTATGTCATTTCATGCTTAGTAATACCGTATATAGATTTTATGAAATGCTAtgacttttttttaattaatagcaTTACATAAAGTATGAATTAGATGTTGGAAATATAAACTTTGATGTTTTTATTGTTCTAGATGTAAATATAAATGGGTAGAATATATTTATCGTATCTAAAATGCATTCAACTAGGTAAAGTATCAGAAATTGATATTCATTAATCTAGAGGCCTATCTAGATTTTTCTTGTGTATCAcatttatcatatatatatacaataataATCAAGTTTTATCTCACTAAGTGAGGTCAggtatatgaatccttttatgtCATTAGACTATATTCTTCactacatcatcatcatctatacttaaataaattttattttattttattattattaaccaagtcttttttgatattcctcttccttttttgatatatgtatttgtcatagtttcacatcatctaactggagcatttattggtcgtttaaGTACATGTTCATATTATCTTATAAACATGTTTCTCAAAATTTTCCCTTAATACATACAACTCCGACTTTTtttctaatactctcatttcttattctttccATCCACGTATGTTCATacattcaccttaacatcctcatctctacaactcttatcttctgcttatgtgctcgaatcatagctcaacattcagcgttatataacatagcaggtctaaccgtCGTTTTATAGAACTtctttttaagttttagagatactttacgatcacataagaCACTCGACGCTCTCC
Coding sequences:
- the LOC122048598 gene encoding transcription factor bHLH137-like: MAFSRQLPNTNTAEICFRQHDWEKTTGTTNDCSISYFFEENPTISMSTSIGREQKESHVDTMRERASYNAKTSLLVTKSQEQGKERTNKKSRKRNNEAKPPTAEAFVSVRARRGQATDSHSLAERVRRERISERMKLLQSLIPGCDQVTGKALVLDAIINYVKSLQNQVEFLSMTLASVDTMFGHCGMDFDDTMNQIEFNVEEELAMESEEHGGNNYLMIDPFSQKGQGPTSLSQVVCTCFLFEVSPFIEYDLDGSIPWVRSLILEQEQRIVNHIDLTNMNCYFQY